A region of Ferruginibacter albus DNA encodes the following proteins:
- a CDS encoding response regulator produces the protein MSKVLIIDDQEDICFLLSNILKRNGVSCDTAHTLAQGYSLLETHQYDCIFLDNNLPDGFGIDNIEKIKKQSITKVIMITAFANEVIETSARLKGVDDFIHKPFKILSIQNIVEALLRA, from the coding sequence ATGAGCAAAGTATTAATTATTGATGATCAGGAGGATATCTGCTTTTTATTATCAAATATCCTAAAACGAAATGGCGTTTCATGTGATACAGCGCATACTTTAGCACAAGGTTATTCATTACTTGAAACACACCAATATGACTGCATCTTTTTAGACAACAATTTACCAGACGGTTTTGGTATTGATAATATTGAAAAGATAAAAAAGCAAAGTATTACAAAAGTAATTATGATAACGGCATTTGCTAATGAAGTAATAGAAACTTCTGCGAGGCTAAAGGGAGTAGACGATTTTATACATAAGCCTTTTAAAATTCTTTCTATTCAAAATATTGTTGAAGCATTATTGCGTGCTTGA
- a CDS encoding DUF305 domain-containing protein, producing the protein MEAMIPHHSSAIMTSKNANIKDPEVKKLSEQIIQSQEKEIEQMKSMLARLNNKEP; encoded by the coding sequence ATGGAAGCGATGATTCCTCATCATTCCTCGGCAATAATGACAAGTAAAAACGCAAACATTAAAGATCCTGAAGTAAAAAAATTATCGGAACAAATTATTCAATCACAGGAAAAAGAGATTGAACAAATGAAAAGTATGCTTGCAAGATTGAATAATAAAGAACCCTAA
- a CDS encoding Hsp20/alpha crystallin family protein produces MEETDNSYEVELVAPGLQKKDFNISINNDILTIGFKHSEENKQENKKWITQQYRQQEFTRTFALDKTVNTEKIVANYENGILKISIPKNEQAKKVSRLIEIQ; encoded by the coding sequence ATTGAAGAAACTGATAATTCTTATGAAGTGGAACTGGTAGCTCCGGGACTGCAGAAAAAGGATTTCAATATCAGTATCAACAATGATATCTTAACTATTGGCTTTAAGCATAGCGAAGAAAACAAACAGGAAAATAAAAAATGGATAACCCAGCAATACAGGCAACAGGAATTCACCAGAACATTCGCATTAGACAAAACTGTTAACACTGAAAAAATTGTAGCAAATTATGAAAACGGTATTCTTAAAATTTCTATTCCAAAAAATGAGCAAGCTAAAAAAGTATCTCGCCTTATTGAAATTCAATAA
- a CDS encoding alpha-ketoglutarate-dependent dioxygenase AlkB family protein: protein MLTLFDDLQVFDDGKKRIIHFDIPDADLTLRQQFFDKEKSDNFYEILLHTIPWQQNQRKMYDKVVDDPRLTAWYGKKAFNQWTDELLEIKEEVEIVSGSRFNNVLLNYYRDGNDSVSWHSDKKPEGGTNTPIASVSFGETRAFQIRHKFNKDLKPMSIPLTHGSFLLMAVLCKIIGNIILPKPKRKSLLELILLLESPD from the coding sequence ATGCTTACGCTTTTTGATGATTTGCAGGTTTTTGATGACGGCAAAAAACGCATTATTCATTTTGATATTCCTGATGCCGATCTTACATTAAGACAACAATTTTTTGATAAAGAAAAGTCTGATAATTTTTATGAGATATTGTTGCATACTATACCATGGCAACAAAATCAAAGAAAGATGTATGATAAGGTAGTAGATGATCCCAGGCTTACTGCCTGGTATGGTAAGAAAGCGTTTAATCAATGGACAGATGAACTCTTGGAAATTAAGGAAGAGGTAGAAATTGTTAGCGGCAGCAGATTCAATAATGTTTTACTTAATTATTATAGGGATGGCAACGATTCTGTAAGCTGGCATAGTGATAAAAAACCAGAAGGTGGTACAAATACTCCTATAGCCTCTGTCAGTTTTGGAGAGACAAGGGCTTTTCAAATAAGACATAAGTTTAATAAAGATCTAAAGCCAATGTCTATCCCGTTGACTCATGGCTCCTTTTTATTAATGGCTGTCCTATGCAAGATTATTGGGAACATCATATTGCCAAAACCAAAAAGGAAATCGCTCCTCGAATTAATCTTACTTTTAGAATCACCTGATTGA
- a CDS encoding transglutaminase-like domain-containing protein — MEFEVHSELQYKVLMPTTFIFNLQVPTTSSQSVIKETLVTDPVLKFEEFHSPSIDARFLRLQVNKGINFKIRYDATIDLNYKIVNRDQLLQTVPVFKLDAEVIPYLFPSRYCQSDKLQKLAFKEFGDIENTYAKVLAITEWIYNNVEYVSGSTNSSTSAHDTLTERAGVCRDFAHLGITLCRALSIPARYFTAYAYDLTPPDFHACFEAYIGGEWIFFDPTKLVPVNGLVKIANGRDAADAPVASTFGKTICTLMNVKCETKDTNFKPFTYAMSKQRGLSYQ, encoded by the coding sequence ATGGAATTTGAAGTACATAGTGAATTACAGTATAAAGTGCTAATGCCGACTACCTTTATTTTTAATTTACAGGTTCCTACTACCAGTAGTCAATCTGTTATAAAAGAAACCCTGGTAACAGACCCAGTCTTAAAATTTGAAGAATTTCATTCTCCAAGCATTGATGCAAGGTTTTTAAGATTACAAGTTAATAAAGGAATTAATTTTAAAATTAGGTACGATGCTACCATAGATTTGAATTATAAGATTGTAAATCGAGATCAATTATTACAAACGGTTCCTGTATTCAAGTTAGATGCTGAAGTGATACCATATCTTTTTCCAAGCCGATATTGTCAATCAGATAAACTTCAAAAACTCGCATTTAAAGAGTTTGGTGATATCGAAAATACCTATGCAAAGGTGCTAGCAATTACTGAATGGATATATAACAATGTAGAGTACGTTAGTGGCAGTACTAATTCCAGTACTTCAGCACATGATACATTAACTGAAAGAGCAGGCGTATGCAGGGATTTTGCTCATTTAGGAATTACGCTATGTAGGGCACTGTCTATTCCTGCAAGATATTTTACAGCTTATGCATATGATCTTACACCTCCTGATTTTCATGCATGCTTTGAAGCTTATATAGGTGGAGAATGGATATTTTTTGATCCGACTAAACTGGTTCCAGTCAATGGATTAGTAAAAATTGCCAATGGAAGAGATGCTGCAGATGCTCCGGTTGCAAGTACATTTGGTAAAACTATTTGTACCTTGATGAACGTGAAGTGTGAAACAAAGGATACGAATTTTAAACCCTTTACCTATGCTATGAGCAAACAGCGCGGCTTATCTTATCAATAA
- a CDS encoding YtxH domain-containing protein codes for MNSKKIIAGIVIGTAIGILIAPRKGSETRKKIAGSVNDIADFIEDKINAIRQEVHSEVDAVADQITNKVENAESKINEALT; via the coding sequence ATGAACTCTAAAAAAATTATTGCAGGAATAGTAATTGGCACTGCAATCGGTATTCTCATAGCACCTCGTAAAGGATCTGAAACAAGAAAAAAAATTGCAGGGTCAGTTAATGATATAGCCGATTTTATTGAAGATAAGATAAATGCTATACGCCAAGAGGTACATAGCGAAGTTGATGCAGTAGCAGACCAAATTACAAACAAAGTAGAAAATGCCGAATCGAAAATAAATGAGGCTTTAACCTAG
- a CDS encoding DUF1328 family protein, which produces MIAIVAAIFEFTGIAAGAASIAKTLFFIFIVIVLVMVTLGVTIMKK; this is translated from the coding sequence GTGATTGCTATTGTCGCAGCTATTTTCGAATTTACTGGAATAGCAGCAGGAGCAGCTTCAATTGCTAAAACCTTGTTTTTTATATTTATTGTGATCGTTTTAGTGATGGTTACATTAGGAGTCACTATTATGAAAAAATAA
- a CDS encoding DUF1345 domain-containing protein produces the protein MYFFPNEPKPDYLNFAYFSFVIGMTFQVSDVQVSDRHIRRTVLAHGILSFALNTFVVALTINLIAGLRH, from the coding sequence GTGTACTTTTTTCCGAATGAACCTAAGCCTGACTACCTTAATTTTGCTTATTTTTCTTTTGTTATTGGAATGACTTTTCAAGTTTCTGATGTCCAAGTGTCGGATCGCCATATACGCAGAACAGTGTTAGCACATGGCATATTATCTTTTGCTCTCAATACCTTTGTGGTTGCCCTTACAATTAATCTCATTGCAGGATTACGGCACTAA
- a CDS encoding FAD-dependent oxidoreductase: MKKLNLKRDGAAESLWQYDQPAYKPHASKNKEEFDVIIAGGGITGVTTALLLQKSGLQCAILESNSLCFGTTGGTTAHLNTLLDTTYEQIASNFGKENAKLVADEVKKAIALIKNNIKQYSIDCDFKDASAFLFSQSEKQTEELKTIYKAAKEVDIEVAYADKIPVHIPFEKAIEVKGQAKFNPVHYVFALANEFEKAGGVIIENCCVHSVEQNEVVDIKTSTKDFKSTYFIYATHIPPGITFFNMRCAPYRSYAMAVLLNKNYPQNLCYDMYDPYHYYRTQEVNGQKFLIAGGEDHKTAHEENTEHCFLKLESHIRKYFDVKEIAFKWSSQYFEPNDGLSYIGNMPGNPGNILVATGFGGNGMVYSHVAAQLLHDIVLNKQNDAIALFNPNRIKPIAGFSNFIKENVDVIKKFAGKFFSSAEVQELSEIAKGEGKIIKYHDESIALYKDEQGKLYALNPICTHMKCNVEWNAVEKSWDCPCHGARYDINGKVLTGPADLDLEVVQITT, encoded by the coding sequence ATGAAGAAATTAAATTTGAAAAGAGATGGAGCCGCAGAAAGTTTATGGCAATATGACCAACCTGCATACAAGCCTCATGCTTCAAAAAATAAAGAAGAATTTGATGTAATTATTGCCGGAGGCGGAATAACAGGCGTAACTACCGCCTTACTGTTACAAAAAAGTGGATTGCAGTGTGCTATACTTGAATCCAATTCACTTTGTTTTGGAACTACCGGAGGAACGACAGCTCACTTAAATACGTTGCTTGATACTACCTATGAACAAATTGCTTCCAATTTTGGAAAAGAAAATGCCAAACTGGTTGCCGATGAAGTTAAAAAAGCTATAGCCTTAATTAAAAATAATATTAAACAATATAGCATTGACTGTGATTTTAAAGATGCTTCTGCGTTTTTATTTTCTCAATCTGAAAAACAAACAGAAGAACTAAAAACCATTTACAAAGCAGCAAAAGAGGTAGATATTGAAGTGGCATACGCAGATAAAATACCTGTTCATATACCTTTTGAAAAAGCAATTGAGGTAAAAGGACAGGCAAAGTTTAATCCGGTTCATTATGTTTTTGCGTTGGCAAATGAGTTTGAAAAAGCCGGAGGCGTAATCATTGAAAATTGTTGTGTACATAGTGTAGAACAAAATGAAGTTGTTGATATAAAAACTAGCACAAAAGATTTTAAGTCAACCTATTTTATTTATGCTACACATATTCCTCCGGGCATTACTTTTTTTAATATGCGCTGTGCGCCCTATCGCAGTTATGCAATGGCAGTACTACTCAATAAAAACTACCCTCAAAACCTATGTTATGATATGTATGATCCGTATCATTATTATCGTACCCAGGAAGTAAATGGACAAAAGTTTTTAATAGCCGGTGGTGAAGATCATAAAACAGCTCATGAAGAAAATACAGAACATTGTTTCTTAAAGTTAGAAAGCCATATTCGCAAGTATTTTGATGTAAAGGAAATTGCTTTTAAATGGTCGTCTCAATATTTTGAGCCTAATGATGGCTTGTCATATATTGGCAACATGCCTGGTAATCCAGGTAATATATTAGTAGCAACAGGTTTTGGTGGAAACGGGATGGTATACAGCCATGTTGCCGCACAGTTACTGCATGACATTGTTTTGAATAAGCAAAATGATGCTATTGCTCTTTTTAACCCAAATAGGATAAAACCCATTGCAGGATTTTCCAATTTTATAAAAGAAAATGTAGATGTAATTAAGAAGTTTGCAGGGAAGTTTTTTTCTTCTGCAGAAGTACAGGAATTATCAGAAATAGCAAAAGGTGAAGGGAAGATCATAAAATATCATGATGAGTCTATTGCTTTATATAAAGATGAACAAGGAAAACTATATGCGTTAAATCCTATATGCACACACATGAAATGTAATGTAGAATGGAACGCTGTAGAAAAATCTTGGGACTGCCCTTGTCATGGGGCACGATATGATATTAATGGAAAAGTGCTAACAGGTCCGGCTGACTTGGATTTGGAAGTTGTTCAGATTACTACTTAG
- a CDS encoding KTSC domain-containing protein, whose protein sequence is MPSSVISTTYYDSSTATLRIIYLSGAVYDYLNVPEKVFTAMRKAISKGSFLNKYIKGYYEFKKIN, encoded by the coding sequence ATGCCGTCATCTGTTATATCAACAACTTATTATGATTCATCAACCGCTACGTTGCGTATAATATATCTATCTGGTGCTGTATATGATTATCTAAACGTTCCCGAAAAAGTTTTTACTGCGATGCGGAAAGCTATTTCAAAAGGTAGCTTTCTAAACAAGTATATAAAAGGATATTATGAATTTAAAAAAATAAACTGA
- a CDS encoding NAD(P)/FAD-dependent oxidoreductase produces MDLSSGYPYFLIKTGLPFNYQKLEASLKTDVLILGGGISGALTAYYLTSAGINCVVIDSRGIGLGSSAASTSLLQYELDTSLVTLINKVGKANAVNAYQLCVEAINKLGKLSDKIGNRDFEFKQSLYYAATKKDVSFLKNEFAVRKENGLDVSYLNGSDINSKFGFTAPGAILSATAGQTDCYMLTHSLHQSAIKKGLKVYDNTSIVKIDHGKRSIAAVAENGCIIKAKKIVYATGYEVMHLIDKKIVTFNSTYACASEQQNNQTKLWKDDVLLWNTADPYLYLRSTNDKRIIIGGRDEKFYDPNKRDKLLKRKTKQLAKDFKELFPAIPFKPEFSWTGTFGVTKDGLPFIGQYKKLPNSFFALGFGGNGIVFSLIAAEILQDIFLGKKSKSAPIFSFERL; encoded by the coding sequence ATGGATTTAAGTTCAGGTTATCCCTATTTCCTGATTAAAACCGGATTGCCTTTTAATTATCAAAAGCTGGAAGCATCTCTAAAAACAGACGTATTGATATTAGGCGGCGGTATATCTGGTGCTTTAACTGCTTATTATTTAACGAGCGCAGGAATAAATTGCGTAGTGATAGATTCCAGAGGCATTGGATTAGGAAGTTCTGCTGCCAGTACGTCTTTATTGCAATATGAATTGGATACTTCTCTTGTAACATTGATAAACAAGGTCGGTAAAGCAAATGCTGTAAATGCGTATCAATTATGTGTAGAGGCAATAAATAAGTTGGGTAAGCTCTCCGACAAAATAGGTAATAGAGATTTTGAGTTCAAACAAAGCCTATATTATGCTGCAACCAAAAAAGATGTTTCTTTTTTAAAAAATGAATTTGCCGTCCGTAAAGAAAACGGATTAGATGTTAGCTATCTTAATGGCTCAGATATTAATTCAAAATTTGGCTTTACTGCTCCTGGTGCTATTCTTTCTGCTACAGCAGGGCAAACTGATTGTTATATGCTCACGCATTCTTTACACCAGTCCGCTATTAAGAAAGGGTTGAAAGTTTACGATAATACGTCAATAGTTAAAATTGACCATGGTAAAAGATCAATAGCTGCAGTGGCTGAAAATGGGTGTATAATAAAAGCAAAGAAAATAGTTTATGCAACAGGCTACGAGGTTATGCATCTTATTGATAAGAAAATAGTAACCTTTAATTCTACATATGCGTGTGCAAGCGAACAGCAAAACAATCAAACAAAACTTTGGAAAGACGACGTTTTGTTATGGAATACTGCCGATCCTTATTTATACCTGCGCAGCACTAATGATAAACGCATTATTATCGGAGGCAGAGATGAAAAATTTTATGATCCCAATAAAAGAGACAAGTTGTTAAAACGAAAGACAAAGCAACTGGCAAAGGATTTTAAAGAGTTATTTCCTGCCATACCCTTTAAACCGGAGTTTAGTTGGACAGGAACTTTCGGTGTTACAAAAGATGGTCTACCTTTTATAGGGCAGTATAAAAAATTACCTAACAGCTTTTTTGCACTGGGTTTTGGTGGCAATGGTATTGTTTTCAGTTTAATAGCAGCAGAAATCTTGCAGGATATTTTTTTAGGAAAGAAAAGTAAATCAGCGCCTATCTTCTCTTTTGAGCGACTGTAA
- a CDS encoding DUF421 domain-containing protein has translation MELIYEIFGRGRDLNILQMSCRVIVIFIYALVLIRISGRRSFGIRTALDNIIVILLGTILGRAVVGVSPFIPVITACLVIVIVHRVLGWAIVNSKFLSRIIEGEKITLYKDGNFIQKNFDSALVCKEDILQGVRKSALTEDLTKIDKIYIERNGEISAIKK, from the coding sequence ATGGAACTTATATATGAAATATTCGGCAGAGGAAGAGATTTAAACATTCTTCAAATGAGTTGCAGAGTAATTGTAATTTTTATTTATGCACTTGTACTCATAAGAATATCAGGGCGGCGCTCCTTTGGAATACGTACAGCTTTGGATAATATCATTGTTATCTTGTTAGGTACTATTTTAGGAAGAGCAGTAGTCGGCGTGTCACCATTTATCCCGGTAATAACAGCATGCCTGGTCATTGTAATTGTTCATCGCGTTTTGGGATGGGCAATTGTCAATTCTAAATTTCTCAGTAGAATAATTGAAGGCGAAAAAATAACCTTGTATAAAGATGGAAATTTTATTCAAAAGAATTTTGACAGCGCATTGGTATGCAAAGAAGATATCTTACAGGGAGTACGCAAATCTGCATTAACAGAAGACCTAACCAAAATAGATAAAATTTATATTGAAAGAAATGGAGAGATAAGTGCTATAAAAAAATAG
- a CDS encoding inorganic diphosphatase encodes MKTVDIIIETPKGSTEKYDYDPKNKLFKLHKFLPAGMVFPYDFGFIPSTKGEDGDPLYLIEVHLFSLLRRKNSYEINF; translated from the coding sequence ATGAAAACAGTGGATATTATTATTGAAACTCCAAAAGGAAGTACAGAAAAATATGACTACGATCCAAAGAATAAACTTTTCAAACTTCATAAGTTTTTGCCTGCAGGTATGGTTTTCCCTTATGATTTTGGATTCATCCCATCCACTAAAGGGGAAGATGGCGATCCTTTGTACTTAATTGAAGTACACCTTTTTAGTTTACTACGTAGAAAAAATAGTTATGAAATAAACTTCTGA
- a CDS encoding response regulator: MRGYTVRYTSTKDSFFKELNIERPNIVLLDVMLSEADGREICYELKTNDSTKDIPTILMSASPSTLRDYKTLHADGIIEKPFNISDLVIALHNHMQR, translated from the coding sequence ATGCGTGGATACACTGTACGTTACACTTCTACAAAAGATTCTTTTTTCAAAGAATTAAATATCGAACGACCTAATATTGTCTTACTCGATGTTATGCTGTCCGAAGCAGATGGAAGAGAAATATGTTATGAATTAAAAACAAACGATTCCACTAAGGACATTCCTACTATCTTAATGTCTGCCAGCCCATCCACTTTAAGAGATTACAAAACTCTTCACGCAGACGGAATCATAGAAAAGCCATTTAATATCTCTGACTTAGTGATCGCCTTACATAATCACATGCAACGGTAA